In a genomic window of Besnoitia besnoiti strain Bb-Ger1 chromosome XI, whole genome shotgun sequence:
- a CDS encoding SPRY domain-containing protein (encoded by transcript BESB_019930) has translation MQRPPSQGTPAPPPDKKPAAGHENAAAAPSSAPATASAPSTSAAPSSAAAAAASSSAGAAASPAPAAEASSSRLFPVRLDAADGHLDLQVDAESGLSASCLHTNGFQYTWKGIRTTIGVRGAGKFYFETKVTGTPEVVMPETPPNTRNVCRIGVSLPLSSLYLGETADSWGYGGTAKKSFSRRFETYGEAYGLGDVVGTLIDLDNLRLALTKNGKALGTAYELPARVRDTGLFPHLYLKNVDVQLNVTAATQWFAPPDAQARFIGDVPEEELLPNPVEHPESAKECEFLMMTGLPACGKTVWVERHCAAHPRKSYVVLGTNAIIDQMRVMGVKRQQNYASRWDELMSTATSVFNALVGIASSGRVPRNVIIDQTNVFRNARRRKVQPFYAWGIRRAVTIVTDEATLQQRTAKREQEEGKMVPVAAVMDMKAAFVLPSYEDGFTVIEYPELPEQESRIELRRINDEGRRFKRENQNACSNQPKPHIETRQADEIGTNSTDSRKRARGDMPDEGRWGGGYYYPPFFNQGPGAPRESGPPGVWAGNREGCYPPPQPPAQGGDRAGHGSDARAPGFYGEGDKRQRLGSEAWSYPPPGRYRAGDKAAGAHVRPGWASANSQNYRPPHPNPSYAASCPYGGSRGAPDARGSLASSPGQGPESGDRAGGPGANGYGYGPPGSAGYRDGYGREPADHTGGTGANGYGYGPPGSGGPGANGYGYGPPGSAGYGNGYGREPADHTGGPGANGYGYGPPGSAGYRDGYGREPPGSAGYGNGYGREPADHTGGPGANGYGYGPPGSAGYGDGYGREPADHTGGTGANGYGYGPPGSGGPGANGYGYGPPGSGGPGANGYGYGPPGSAGYGDGYGREPADHTGGPGANGYGYGPPGSAGYGDGYGREPADHTGGTGANGYGYGPPGSGGPGANGYGYGPPGSAGYGDGYGREPADHTGGPGANGYGYGPPGSGGPGANGYGYGPPGSAPTCKGNQPGPGSGFCGYQQPRTQGGAAPGYGGWGGQGGGCTPPGY, from the exons ATGCAGCGCCCGCCCAGCCAAGgcacgcccgcgcctcctcccgaCAAGAAGCCCGCTGCAGGCCATGAAaacgctgcagccgcaccttcctccgcgcccgcgacggcttctgcgccctcaacgtctgcggcgccctcctcagcagctgcggcggcagcctcaTCGTCAGCTggtgctgcggcgtctcccgcaccggccgcggaggcatcGAGCTCTAGACTGTTTCCGGTtcgcctcgacgcggcggacggaCACTTGGATTTGCAGGTGGACGCTGAGAGCGGGCTCTCAGCCTCGTGTCTGCACACGAACGGCTTTCAGTACACTTGGAAGGGGATTCGGACGACCATCGGCGTGCGAGGGGCGGGCAAGTTCTACTTCGAGACGAAAGTCACCGGGACGCCAGAGGTCGTGATGCCCGAGACGCCCCCCAACACGCGAAACGTCTGCCGCATCGGAGTCAGCCTGCCGCTTAGCAGCCTCTACCTAG gcgagacggcggacTCTTGGGGCTACGGCGGTACTGCGAAGAAGTCCTTTTCTCGCAGGTTCGAGACCTACGGAGAGGCATACGGCCTCGGCGACGTCGTCGGCACGCTCATCGACCTCGACAACCTGCGCCTGGCCTTGACGAAGAACGGCAAAGCGCTGGGCACCGCTTACGAGTtgccggcgcgcgtgcgcgacacCGGGCTCTTTCCGCACTTATACCTCAAGAACGTCGACGTCCAACTCAACGTcacggccgcgacgcagtGGTTCGCCccgccagacgcgcaggcgcgcttcATCGGCGACGTCCCTGAGGAG GAGTTGCTGCCCAATCCGGTGGAGCATCCCGAAAGCGCGAAGGAGTGCGAGTTTTTGATGATGACCGGACTGCCTGCCTGCGGGAAGACGGTCTGGGTGGAGCGCCACTGCGCCGCGCATCCGCGCAAGAGCTACGTGGTGCTGGGCACAAATGCGATCATAGACCAGATGCGCGTCATGGGCGTCAAGCGCCAACAAAACTACGCTAGCAGGTGGGACGAACTCATGAGCACTGCGACCTCCGTCTTCAACGCCCTCGTCGGCATCGCCAGCTCCGGCCGAGTCCCGCGAAACGTCATCATCGACCAGACCAACGTCTTCCGAAACGCTAGGCGCAGAAAAGTGCAGCCCTTTTACG CGTGGGGTATTCGCCGAGCCGTCACCATCGTCACTGATGAGGCgacactgcagcagcggacggcgaagcgcgagcaGGAAGAAGGGAAAATGGTTCCGGTCGCCGCGGTGATGGATATGAAG GCAGCGTTCGTTCTGCCCTCGTATGAGGATGGCTTCACCGTGATTGAATACCCCGAATTGCCCGAACAAGAGAGTCGCATCGAACTCCGCCGAATCAATGATGAGGGCAGGCGCTTCAAAAGAGAAAACCAGAACGCC TGTAGCAACCAGCCTAAGCCGCATATTGAGACACGCCAGGCGGACGAGATCGGAACGAACTCCACGGACTCTCGCaagcgcgcgcgtggcgacaTGCCAGACGAAGGGCGTTGGGGTGGAGGCTACTATTATCCTCCGTTCTTCAATCAAGGTCCTGGAGCCCCGCGCGAATCCGGACCACCCGGAGTCTGGGCTGGCAATCGAGAAGGATGTTatccgcctcctcagcccCCAGCCCAAGGAGGGGATCGAGCTGGGCACGGCTcggacgcgcgtgcgccgggCTTCtacggcgaaggagacaagagacagagactaggcagcgaggcgtggTCGTACCCTCCGCCAGGACGGTACAGAGCAGGGGACAAAGCGGCGGGGGCGCACGTGCGTCCTGGCTGGGCCTCTGCGAATTCGCAAAACTACCGGCCGCCCCATCCGAACCCGTCGTACGCGGCTTCGTGTCCGTACGGAGGCTCCCGAGGCGCGCCTGATGCACGAGGCAGCCTTGCTTCTAGCCCCGGGCAGGGTCCAGAGTCTGGGGACCGCGCCGGAGGGCCAGGGGCCAACGGGTACGGCTACGGGCCTCCCGGCAGTGCAGGGTACAGGGACGGGTACGGCCGCGAGCCTGCGGACCACACCGGAGGGACTGGGGCCAACGGGTACGGCTACGGGCCTCCAGGGAGTGGAGGGCCAGGGGCCAACGGGTACGGCTACGGGCCTCCAGGGAGTGCAGGGTACGGGAACGGGTACGGCCGCGAGCCTGCGGACCACACCGGAGGGCCTGGGGCCAACGGGTACGGCTACGGGCCTCCCGGCAGTGCAGGGTACAGGGACGGGTACGGCCGCGAGCCTCCAGGGAGTGCAGGGTACGGGAACGGGTACGGCCGCGAGCCTGCGGACCACACCGGAGGGCCTGGGGCCAACGGGTACGGCTACGGGCCTCCCGGCAGTGCAGGGTACGGGGACGGGTACGGCCGCGAGCCTGCGGACCACACCGGAGGGACTGGGGCCAACGGGTACGGCTACGGGCCTCCAGGGAGTGGAGGGCCAGGGGCCAACGGGTACGGCTACGGGCCTCCAGGGAGTGGAGGGCCAGGGGCCAACGGGTACGGCTACGGGCCTCCAGGGAGTGCAGGGTACGGGGACGGGTACGGCCGCGAGCCTGCGGACCACACCGGAGGGCCTGGGGCCAACGGGTACGGCTACGGGCCTCCCGGCAGTGCAGGGTACGGGGACGGGTACGGCCGCGAGCCTGCGGACCACACCGGAGGGACTGGGGCCAACGGGTACGGCTACGGGCCTCCAGGGAGTGGAGGGCCAGGGGCCAACGGGTACGGCTACGGGCCTCCAGGGAGTGCAGGGTACGGGGACGGGTACGGCCGCGAGCCTGCGGACCACACCGGAGGGCCTGGGGCCAACGGGTACGGCTACGGGCCTCCAGGGAGTGGAGGGCCAGGGGCCAACGGGTACGGCTACGGGCCTCCAGGGAGTGCGCCTACGTGCAAGGGCAACCAGCCCGGACCGGGTTCCGGCTTCTGCGGATATCAGCAACCCAGGACccagggcggcgcagcgccggggTACGGAGGATGGGGCGGGCAAGGTGGAGGGTGTACACCCCCGGGATACTAA
- a CDS encoding thioredoxin family Trp26 protein (encoded by transcript BESB_019940), with protein sequence MPGAHGPQCGCKHETELKGGEFLLPYINLDGVRGLNEQISGSARTILKSYGNRLDETKFCRSEEDDPELIIHIPFKSPCKIASLHLIGGDNGRSPASAKIYADKEDLDFSTIHDCPCVQEVELVPDFHGSVEYPLKVTKLQNVSCLTLYFPQNMGGDCLELFYIGLRGEGSNYQRRAVVTVYEARANPADHEVGTEQGHQTTAMEEGN encoded by the exons ATGCCGGGAGCTCATGGGCCGCAGTGCGGCTGCAAGCATGAGACAGAGTTGAAAGGAGGGGAGTTTCTTCTGCCTTACATAAATCTGGACGGTGTCCGGGGACTGAACGAACAG ATTTCAGGTTCGGCAAGAACTATTCTCAAGTCGTACGGCAACAGGCTAGATGAAACGAAGTTTtgccgcagcgaagaggacgacccAGAACTG ATCATCCATATTCCATTCAAATCGCCGTGCAAG ATTGCCAGTCTCCACCTCATTGGTGGTGACAACGGCCGTTCTCCAGCCTCTGCTAAAATCTATGCGGATAAAGAAGACCTCGATTTCAGCAC CATCCATGACTGCCCGTGTGTTCAAGAAGTGGAGCTGGTCCCCGACTTCCACGGCTCCGTTGAATACCCTCTAAAG GTGACGAAACTGCAGAACGTGTCGTGTCTCACCCTTTACTTCCCCCAAAACATGGGAGGCGATTGCCTCGAGCTCTTCTATATCG gcctCCGAGGTGAAGGCTCCAACTACCAACGGAGAGCGGTAGTCACG GTgtacgaggcgcgcgcaaaTCCCGCAGACCACGAGGTCGGTACAGAACAAGGACACCAGACAACCGCGATGGAGGAAGGCAACTGA
- a CDS encoding hypothetical protein (encoded by transcript BESB_019950) gives MKIIGLALVAALSGGFATVCQRCCAPVATGCAPAFLQTDQGFLVTDYTFCQECQCDDPSGGCGWLAYGVGRIQCSSCEFLRPVARELPGAEVSGCGTIALNGQVVYNDMPDTTQARKWNTCG, from the exons ATGAAAATTATTGGTCTCGCGTTGGTGGCTGCTCTGTCCGGGGGATTTGCCACA GTGTGTCAAAGGTGCTGTGCGCCTGTAGCAACAG GCTGTGCTCCTG CCTTCCTCCAGACTGACCAGGGTTTCCTCGTCACCG ACTATACGTTTTGTCAGGAATGTCAGTGCGATGACCCAAGCGGTG GTTGCGGTTG GCTAGCGTACGGCGTAGGACGTATCCAGTGCAGCTCCTGTGAATTTCTCCGGCCTGTCGCGCGTGA GCTTCCTGGAGCAGAGGTATCAGGCTGTGGCACAATCGCTCTTAACGGGCAAGTCGTGTACAACGACATGCCGG ACACAACTCAAGCACGTAAGTGGAACACGTGCGGCTAA